The Leifsonia sp. ZF2019 DNA segment CCGGGAAGTAGACGACCGTGACCCAGATGCCGGCGAAGATCATCCACGAGCCGAACTTGGCGCGGTCGGCGATCGCGCCGGAGATGAGGGCGACGGTGATGATGGCGAAGGTCGCCTGGAACCCGGCGAAGGCGAGCCCGCCGAGGTCGGGGGTGAGCCCGTCCTTGCCCATGAGGCTGCTCAGGAACCAGTCCGGCGTGCCGAGGACGCCCTTGATGGACTCGGGCCCGAACGACAGGCCGTAGCCGTAGACGACCCAGAGGACGCCGACGAGGGCCATCGCGCCGAAGCTCATCATCATCATGCTGACGACGCTCTTGGCTCGGACCATGCCGCCGTAGAAGAAGGCGACACCGGGGGTCATCAGCAGAACGAGGGCTGCGGCGACCAGAAGCCACAGGGCGTTGACCGTCCCGGCTTCTGCGTAGTCCGCTGCTGTGTGGAGCACCATGCGAATTGTCTACCTCTCTGTGCGTGCCCCGGCTCACGTGCGCTCCCATTCGGGGCGGGAGCGGTTCGGGGTGGAGCCAGTCTGAACGCGAGAGGTTTCGGTCGGAGACAGCGCGTGTTTCGCGGGTGTTACGCGTGGGGCCCGCGTGTAAACACTGTGTTTCCGCGGGCTTTCGATGTGCCGGGCGGTCGGTGCGAGTCCACCTAGGGCGTGTCTCCTAACCGTTGTTGTGGTCGTGGTGCAGGCTGGGCGTTGTGTCGCGGTCTCGGGTGTTGTCGGATTCTCAGTGGGAGCGGATCGCGTCGTTGATGCCGGCCCCGTCGCCGAAGGGCGGTCGCCCGTTCGGTGATCATCGTTTGGTGGTCGAGGCCATCATTTGGCGGTATCGGACCGGGATTCCGTGGCGGGATCTGCCGGCGGAGTTCGGTCCCTGGCAGACGGTCTGGAAGCGTCACAACCGATTCAGTCACGACGGCACCTGGGACCGGGTGCATGCTGCGCTGTTGACTGAGGCCGACGCGGCCGGGGTGCTGGATTGGACGGTGAGCGTGGATTCCACGATCAACCGAGCCCACCAGCATGCGACCACCTTCGCCCGTGTCGAGGAGCCCGCGGGCCGCCGCCCCACCAACACCCCAGGGGGCACGATCGAATCACAAGAATCTTCGTCAGGAACCCGCTGACCACGCGATCGGCCGCTCGCGTGGCGGCCTGTCGACGAAGATCCACCAACTCGTCGATGGCAACGGACTCCCGCTTGTCGTGCTCCTCACGCCGGGCCAGTCCGGTGATTCGCCGATGTTTGACGCCTTGATGGGACAGCTCCGAGTAGATCGAATGGGTCGAGCTCGCACCCGGCCCGACGCCGTCCGCGGCGACAAAGCGTATTCATCACGCGCAATCCGCTCCCACCTCCGCCGACGCGGTATCGCGGCAGTCATCCCCGAACCCGACGATCAGAAGCGACACCGCCTCAACCGCGGCAGCGCGGGCGGCAGACCACCCCGATTCGACGCGATCAACTACCGAGGACGGAACGTCATCGAACGCGGCTTCTGCGACACCAAGCAATGGCGAGGCCTCGCCACCCGCTACGACAACCTCGCCGTCACCTACCGGGGAGCAGTCGTCCTCCGCGCAATCACACTCTGGCTCAAACGGTTAGAAGACACGCCCTAGGCGTCGTGCGGAGGCAGTTCGCCGGCGGTCAGCGCGATCATGCGCGAGACGGAGCGGAGGTACTTCTTGCGGTAGCCGCCGCCGAGCATGTCGTCGTCGAACACCTCGTTCAGCGGCACACCGGTCTGCACGATCGGGATCTCGGCGTCGTAGACGCGGTCGATGAAGGCGACGAGGCGCAGGGCGGCCATCTGGTCGTGGAGCACGTGGACGCCGTCGAGGCCGATGACGTCGACGCCGTCGATGATCTTGATGTAGCGGGAGGGGTGCACGGTCGCCAGGTGGGCGATGAGGTCGTCGAACCCGTCGGAGGTCGTGGTCTCGCCGCGTTCGGCGAGCGCTCCCAGCACCCGCGCGTACTCGTCGGGCTGCACCGTGACGGCATTGCCGGTGGTGTCGCGGCGGCGGTAGTCGAGGCCGTCGATGCGGAGGGTCTCGAAGTTGGCGGAGAGGGACTGGATCTCGCGGAGGAAGTCGCTCGCGGCGAACCGGCCCTCGCCCAGCGCATTCGGCGGGGTGTTGCTGGTGGCGGCGATGCGGGTACCGGAGGCGACGAGCTCGCCGAGCATCCGGGTCATCATCATGGTGTCGCCCGGGTCGTCGAGCTCGAACTCGTCGATGCAGATGAGCGTGGAGCCGCGGAGGAGGTCGACCGCTCCCGCATAGCCGAGCGCGCCGACCAGCGCGGTGTACTCGATGAACGTGCCGAAGTACTTCGGTCCCGGCGCCTCGTGCCAGAGGGAGGCGAGGAGGTGGGTCTTGCCGACGCCGAAGCCGCCGTCGAGGTAGACGCCCGGCTTCATCGCGGCGACCTTCTTGCGGCTGCGGCTGAACAGGCCGGCCGGGCGCTGCGGCTCCCACGACTTCGCGAAGAGCTTGAGGGTGGCGACCGCCTCCGCCTGCGAGGGGTAGTCGTGGTCGGGGCGGTAGGTCTCGAAGGACGCGCGCTCGAACTGCGACGGCGGGACCAGGCTGGCGGCGATCTCGGCCCCGGTGATCTGGGGCGAGCGGTCGGCGAGGCGCGGGAGGGCGCCGAGCTGGTCGAGGGTCATGGCGGGAGGGCACCTTCGTGGTCGGGAGCGGGCGCGTGGATGTCGCTGTGTTTCGCTGTGCGGGCGGCCGCCTGTCGCAGGCGGTCCGCGGCCGCGTAGCCTGAGACGGCGTCCCCTGCTTTCGCAGAGCCCCAGCCTATCCCGGAGGAAGAACAGCATGGCCATCGAGACCGACCCGTCCACCGACTTCGCCGACTACGCCCACCCGGAGCGCCTCGTGAGCACGGCGTGGCTGGCGGAGCACCTGGGCGAACCGGGGCTCGTCGTGGTGGAGTCCGACGAGGACGTCCTCCTGTACGACACCGGGCACATCCCGGGCGCCGTCAAGATCGACTGGCACACGGACCTCAACGATCCGGTCGTGCGCGACTACGTGAGCGGGGAGCGGTTCGCCGAGCTGCTGGGCTCCAAGGGGATCGCGCGCGACTCGACCGTCGTGTTCTACGGCGACAAGAACAACTGGTGGGCGGCGTACGCGCTGTGGGTCTTCACCCTGTTCGGCCACGAGGACGTCCGCCTGCTCGACGGCGGCCGTGACAAGTGGATCGCCGAGGGCCGGGAGATCACGCGCGACGTCCCCGCGCCCACCCCGGTCGAGTACCCCGTGGTCGAGCGCGACGACACGCGCGTGCGCGCGTTCAAGGACGACGTGCTCGACCACCTCGGACGGGTGCGTGCGGGTCGAGGGGCCCTCATCGACGTGCGCTCCCCCGAGGAGTACAGCGGCGAGCGCACCGAGATCCCGGGGTACCCGACCGAGGGCGCCCTCCGTGCCGGACACATCCCGTCGGCGGCCTCGGTGCCGTGGGCGCGGGCTGCCGCGCCGGACGCGACGTTCAAGCGCCGCGCCGACCTGGAGGCGATCTACCTGGGTGACGCCGGACTGGAGCCGGGCGACGACGTGATCGCCTACTGCCGTATCGGCGAGCGCTCCAGCCACACGTGGTTCGTGCTGACGCACCTGCTCGGCTTCGAGAACGTGCGGAACTACGACGGCTCGTGGACGGAGTGGGGTTCCGCGGTGCGCGTGCCGATCGCGACGGGCTCCGAGCCCGGTGAGGTCCCGGCGAAGTAGCCTGGAGACATGACCGACCTGACCGGCGTCCTGGCCGAGATCCGCGACGACTTCCTCGCACTGGAGCAGCCCGACCGACTGCAGCTGCTGCTGGAGTTCTCCGACGAGCTGCCCCCGCTCCCGGAGCGCTACGCGGATCACCCCGACCTGCTGGAGCGGGTGGAGGAGTGCCAGGCGCCGGTCTTCATCTTCGTGGAGGTCGACGAGGCGAACGTGGTGCACCTGTTCGCCACGGCGCCGCCCGAGGCTCCGACGACGCGCGGATTCGCGTCCATCCTGGTCCAGGGCCTCGCCCGGCTGACCGCCGACGAAGTGCTCGCGGTTCCGGACGACTTTCCGCAGACCCTGGGTCTGACCCAGGCGGTGTCCCCGCTCCGCATCCGCGGCATGTCGGCGCTCCTGGGGCGCGCGAAGCGCCAGGTGCGGCAGAAGCTCGCGGCCTGAGGCGAGGCGGGTCGGGCGGTCCGATCGCGCGGAGGGTCACTCCCCGGGCGCGTGGACGGTGCCGTCGAGCCACTCCGTGATCGACGTGCTCCACTTCGTCTCGTCGTAGTTCCACAGTTTGGTGTGGAGGGCGACCGTGAACGGCACGAATGTGACGATGTCGCTCCGCGCCTCCGCCAGCGCACGGGACGACGTCGAGGGCACGAAGCCGTCGTCGTCGCTGTGCAGGATGAGGGTCGGCAGCGTGAGGTCGGCAGCGCGCGCGACGAAGTCCATGCTCGCCAGGTCGATCGGGGCGTCCTGTCCGGTGATCGGACCGCTCCACGTGGACTCGATGAGCCGGATGGCGCCCCGCGAGATCGGCTCGGGCAGGCGGAGCAGATGCGCCTGATACTCGAGGGTGTCGACCCAGTCGACGACCGGCGACTCCAGGATGATGCCCGCGACCCGTCCCAGGTTCTCGGAGCGGGTGACCGTCTGCAGCACGACGGCTCCGCCCATCGACCAGCCCATGAGCACGATCGACTTCGCCCCTTCGGCGATGGCGTAGCGGATGGCCGCGTCGATGTCGTGCCATTCCGTCCCGCCGAGACCGTACCGCCGGTCGGCGCTGTCTGGGGCGTCGCCGTCGTTGCGGTATGAGGCCAGGAGGCAGGTGTAGCCGGCCTCATGGAAGGTGCGGACCGCCCGGAGGCCCTCCTGGCGGGTGGCGCCCCAGCCGTGCACCTGGATCACCCAGCGGCC contains these protein-coding regions:
- a CDS encoding alpha/beta hydrolase family protein: MASGNRTGGFTKALAVTAIAAGGLALATAAGAAYAISRVARTVITPVRRRPQNQSVRAVDTARGTITLASTPDSRMPGRFGVFFDGDSGHAKVGGLLAMDESTVTRELERIEYGDLRPGRARISGYYYLQPEEPGFPVRSVEIPAELGQAPAWVFPADPSRADEGRWVIQVHGWGATRQEGLRAVRTFHEAGYTCLLASYRNDGDAPDSADRRYGLGGTEWHDIDAAIRYAIAEGAKSIVLMGWSMGGAVVLQTVTRSENLGRVAGIILESPVVDWVDTLEYQAHLLRLPEPISRGAIRLIESTWSGPITGQDAPIDLASMDFVARAADLTLPTLILHSDDDGFVPSTSSRALAEARSDIVTFVPFTVALHTKLWNYDETKWSTSITEWLDGTVHAPGE
- a CDS encoding sulfurtransferase; translation: MAIETDPSTDFADYAHPERLVSTAWLAEHLGEPGLVVVESDEDVLLYDTGHIPGAVKIDWHTDLNDPVVRDYVSGERFAELLGSKGIARDSTVVFYGDKNNWWAAYALWVFTLFGHEDVRLLDGGRDKWIAEGREITRDVPAPTPVEYPVVERDDTRVRAFKDDVLDHLGRVRAGRGALIDVRSPEEYSGERTEIPGYPTEGALRAGHIPSAASVPWARAAAPDATFKRRADLEAIYLGDAGLEPGDDVIAYCRIGERSSHTWFVLTHLLGFENVRNYDGSWTEWGSAVRVPIATGSEPGEVPAK
- a CDS encoding SufE family protein — its product is MTDLTGVLAEIRDDFLALEQPDRLQLLLEFSDELPPLPERYADHPDLLERVEECQAPVFIFVEVDEANVVHLFATAPPEAPTTRGFASILVQGLARLTADEVLAVPDDFPQTLGLTQAVSPLRIRGMSALLGRAKRQVRQKLAA
- the zapE gene encoding cell division protein ZapE, with product MTLDQLGALPRLADRSPQITGAEIAASLVPPSQFERASFETYRPDHDYPSQAEAVATLKLFAKSWEPQRPAGLFSRSRKKVAAMKPGVYLDGGFGVGKTHLLASLWHEAPGPKYFGTFIEYTALVGALGYAGAVDLLRGSTLICIDEFELDDPGDTMMMTRMLGELVASGTRIAATSNTPPNALGEGRFAASDFLREIQSLSANFETLRIDGLDYRRRDTTGNAVTVQPDEYARVLGALAERGETTTSDGFDDLIAHLATVHPSRYIKIIDGVDVIGLDGVHVLHDQMAALRLVAFIDRVYDAEIPIVQTGVPLNEVFDDDMLGGGYRKKYLRSVSRMIALTAGELPPHDA